DNA from Cutibacterium acnes:
TGTCTTATCGAGGCACCGGGCGCAGGCCCCGCGACGAGCAATCTCGTCAGTCTGACCTGGACTGGCTATACGGGGTTGACGAAAACGACGCCACCCGTATCGATCCAGTGAACCCGCCGCGCGGCACGTCCGATAGGACGGGTCGTCCACGGACAGACCGGCGCCCCCAGCCCCGTCGTCGCTCCTTCTCCCAGCAATCCCCACAACCGCAACCCTCTCGGCGTCCTCCTGCTGAGCTGTATCGATCCGATGGCCAACGACGCCCACCGCGTCAAACCCGACAGCGGCGGCAGGCCGCGAGCCACCCAGCGCCACGCGTACGTCGTCGTCGGCATCCCTTCAAGGTCGTCATAGTGCTGTTGTTGGCATGGGTGGTGTGGCTCGTCGCGGTGCCGTCATATGCCCTAGGCCATACTGGAACGGTGGACGCCACTCCAGACGGACCACGAGGCGCAGATCACCCGGGCACCCTCGTACTGCTGGTCGGCACCGATGAGCGGCAGAATCTCACGCCCAGGCAACAGAAGCAATTGGGCACCGGCACCGAAGCCGGTCTGCGCACCGACACCATGCTGCTGCTCTACATGCCACCAGAAGGCAAGGATGTCCTCATCTCCCTGCCGCGAGATACGTTCCTGCGCATTCCCGGGCATCATCACAACAAGCTCAATGCTGCCTACTCGATGGGCGGAGCGAAGTTGCTCGTTCAGACAATTGAAAAGGCGACCAACCTGCGCATCAACGGTTACGTCGAGATTGGATTCGGTGGGTTCGTCCAGATGGTCGACGCGGTCGGCGGGGTTCATGTAACCCTCAACAAGCCAATGGTCGACAAGGACTCTCACACGAACCTTCCTGCCGGCCCCCAGAACCTCGATGGGGTCCAGGCCCTCGGGTACGTGCGTATGCGTAAGGCCGACGCGGAAGGAGACCTAGGCCGCGTCAAAAGGCAGCAGCAGGTGGCCGCCCAGGTGGCCAAGAAGACCCTTAGCCCGTGGACCTTCATCAACCCGGTGCGCTATTGGAAAGTGAATATGGCCGCGTCGAAAGCGGTAAAGCTCGGCACCGACACCTCAACCTTGACGGCCTTCAAGACGGCCCGAGGGCTTATGAAGGTCTCCGGAAACGACGGAATCAAGATGACCGTCCCCGTCTCGACCGCCTCGGCCTACACCTCAGCCGGATCGTCGGTGTTGTGGAACGACAAGAAGGCCGCCCAATTGTGGGACGACCTGCGCAGCGGCGACACCTCAAAGGTAACCGAACTATCCTGATTCCCACCTCTGCGTAACCCTCCGGTTGGACAGCTCACAGCAGCCTCGCCGCGCCCCAAAGTGATCGGATCGTCGTCATACGCCACGTGAGGCCACCCTGATGGCTAGCCCGAGAGTCACCGTCACATCGAGGACCTCCCCTAGGCGGGCACTACCGATAGTCACCCTTTTGAGAGCGTGATGCACACGTTTTCATCATGACTCTCTAAGGTTGGTGCCATGGTTGCCAATGCCGACACCGCACACAGGCTCGACGATGCTCTGACGAACCTTATTCCCTGGCACGGTCCGGTAGCTCCCCGAGCTCACCTGCATACCGACGCCCCCACCCTCGACTTGTCTGGAACCTGGCGGTTTCAGCTAGTCGACTCACCCCACGACACACCGGCTGGCTTCCCCGATCCTCAGTTCGACGACACCGATTTCGTCGACCTCGCCGTGCCGTCCTCCTGGCACATGGTCGACCCAGCCGGAAACGCGCCCTTTGGCCGTCCGGCTTACCTCAACACCAACTACCCCATCCCGGTTCCCGCCTCAGACGAGGACATCGTCGTTCCCAATGAGAACCCCACCGGGTGCTACCGCCACACCTTCGAGGTCGGAAAAGACTTCACCGACGCCGAGCGAGTGCTGCTGCGCTTCGAGGGCGTCGATTCCTTTGCCCGTGTTTGGTTCAACGGGGTCGAACTGGGATGGACCAAGGGTTCGCGTCTCACCAGCGAATTCGACGTCACGTCGCAGCTGCGTCCTGGCCGCAATGTGCTCGCTGTGGCCGTCAGCCAGTGGTCTGACGGTACATTCCTCGAAGACCAAGACATGTGGAGAATGTCAGGAATCTTCCGCGAGGTCACCTTGCTGGCTCGGCCTCATGGCGGCATTGACGACCTTTTCGTCCATGCCTCTTGGGACGGTGACGCCAAGCTCCTCATCGATGGGCCGGAGGGCGCAACCGTGGCCATCCCCGAGCTCGAGCTCGCCACCACCTGCAACACCGAAGTGGCGATCCCCGACGCGCAACCGTGGACCGCCGAAACCCCCAAGCTCTACGACGCCACGGTCTCCACTGATACCGAAACCGTCACTATAAGGATCGGATTCCGGAGTGTCGCCATTGCCGGAGATATCATCACCGTCAACGGAGAAAAAATCGTATTCCGTGGGGTTAACCGCCACGAATGGCATCCACGCACCGGGCGAACCCTCGATGAGCAGACGATGCGCGCTGACCTCGAGCTCATGAAGCGCCACGGCGTCAATGCCATTCGCACCTCGCACTACCCGCCGAATGCTCGTTTCCTCGATCTGTGCGATGAATATGGCGTCTGGGTCCTCCTCGAGTGTGACCTCGAGACCCATGGCTTCGAGAGGGGTGGTTGGGACGGCAACCCGACCAACGACGACCGCTGGTATGACTGCCTACTTAACCGCATTCAACGCACCGTCGAACGCGACAAGAATCATCCCGCCATCATCGGGTGGTCGATGGGCAACGAATCCCACTGTGGCGAAGGCATTCGCCTTATGAACGACTGGGTTAAGAATCGTGACCCATCCCGTTTCACCCACTACGAGGGGGACGACGCCCACACCATCTGCGATGTATGGACGGTCATGTATCCGTCCATGGAGTGGGTCGAGGCCGTGCGGGACCGCACCGTCATGCCCGGGGCCGAGCCCGCTCCGCAGACGGGACGCGAGCTCGGGCTGCCCTTCTTCATGTGCGAGTTCGCCCATGCGATGGGTAATGGCCCCGGAGAACTCGACGCCTACGAGGAGCGCTGCTTCGACCCGCACTTCCACCGTGACCGCATGCATGGTGGATTCATCTGGGAGTGGATCGATCACGGCATCGACACTGGACGTGGCTATGCCTACGGGGGCGACTTCGGTGAGGTCCTGCACGATTCAAACTTCGTTTGTGATGGGCTCGTCCTGCCCGATCGCACTCCTTCTCCAGGCCTGCTGGAGTTTACGGCGACGATGGGGGCGGTGCGCATCGAGGTCGACGGCGAGCAGCTGCGCGATGGCAACGGCATCACCGTGATCAACCGACGTGATTTCTCAGACCTATCCGACCTCACATTCGTGTGGCAGCTCGTTAACGACGACGAGTACGTCCAGACAGGAGTTCTCGAGGTCGGCGCCCTGGCCGCCCACCAAATCTGGACTGGGACCGTGCCACTTCCTGACGAGATCTCCGATCGGATGGTTGTCGTCGTGGAAGCGAAGCTGGTGAAGGACACCATCTGGGCACCGGCCGGTCACGTTGTAGCCCGGACATCAGCTCTGCTGGTTCCCAAGCCGGGCCCCCGCCTCTATCTTCCGGCATCGTCACAGTCGCATCGTGACGGTACTGGCTGGAGTCTCGGACCAGCACACTTTGACCGTCGTGGTCGCCTCGTGACATGGGGTAACGCGAACCTCGTCGCTCCTGTTCTTGACCTCTTCCGTGCCCCCATTGACAACGATCGGGCAAGTTCACTGGCCCGCAACACTATCGGTGACGCAGCACTCGCAGCTGGTCTCGACCGGCTCGTCCACACCACAACGTCGGTGCGCGACGAGGGCGATGAGTTAGTCGTCGTTACTCGCAGCGCTGCTGCCGCCGCACGCAATTCCATGACGACAACGTGGAGTTGGCGCGCCATCCAGACCAATGATGGTTCCGAAGGGGTGCACCTTGACCTCCACGTCGATCCACACGGATACTGGCCGACCATGCTCGGTCGCATTGGCGTGACAATCGGCCTGCCCGCAGAATGGACCACCGTTTCATGGTTTGGCCTCGGGCCGACCGAGAACTATCCCGATTCTCAGCACGCCGCCATCTGGGGACGCTGGAATGGAGAGGTGGATGACCTGCAAACCCCCTATGTCATGCCCCAGGAGAACGGCCTTCGCCAGGGAGTCCACGAACTGACGATCAGCGGTTCGAACGGCGGTCTGCGGATCACTGCAGACGGTAGCTGGCCGGCATTCGCGGCCCGGCCGTGGACTTCACAGGCCTTGCGGACTGCTGCCCATACCTGGGACCTGAAGCCCGACGGGCACACCTGGCTTACCTTGGACGCCGTGTCAGCCCCGCTTGGATCGACGTCCTGCGGCCCGATGCCGATCATGTCTCACCGACTGTATGCTCAACCGGTTGACCTGTCACTAACCCTGTCGCTGATCTAATGAACGGGTCGTAGCTGGCCCAATCCCGGGCCAGCTCAGCAATGAACTCTCGGTAGTCGCTCAGGGACGGGAGTGACGACGCACTTTCTCGCCCTTGCCCGCAGCCACATCGTGCAAATCGGACTGGTACTTGACCATGGCCTCGCACAACTCAGGGGTCGACGCGGCAAGAATCCGTACCGCTAGCAGGCCGGCGTTCTTGGCATTACCGACGCCGACCGTCGCCACCGGCACACCACCTGGCATCTGAACGATCGATAGCAAGGAATCCATACCGTCGAGGTGGGCTAGCGGCACGGGAACCCCGATAACCGGCAGCGGGGTCAGCGCGGCGACCATGCCCGGCAGATGGGCGGCACCGCCAGCACCGGCGATGATCACCTTGATACCGCGCTTGTGCGCGCCTCGACCGAACTCGATCATGTCCTCAGGCATGCGGTGGGCCGACACGACGTCAGCCTCAAAACCCACATTGAAGTCGGTAAGCACCTGAGCCGCAGGCTCCATCGTCGGCCAGTCAGAGTCCGAGCCCATGATGATCGACACTTGAGGGCCATTGGCGTCGCACGCCAGCCGGCGTGCTCCCCCGGTGGTTGTTTTGACCTTCTCACCTCGGCGCGGCTTACGGCTGGCAGTGGTGGTCTCAGGCATCGTGTTCTCCCATAAGGTAGGCGGCGGCATGGCGGGCCCGACGATGAGTCGTCTCAATGTCGTTACCAAGGCAGGTGACGTGACCGACCTTGCGACCGGGCCGCACGGACTTGCCGTACAGCTCGACGCGAAGTTCTGGGTCACGAGCGAAGCAATGTTGCAAAGCCCCGGTCAAATCCTCTTCGGACCCACCGAGGACGTTGGCCATAACAACTACGGGAGCGGTCAGGGCCGGTGAACCGAGGGGTAGGTTAAGCACGGCTCGCATGTGGTTTTCAAACTGACTCGTCTCAGCTCCGTCAATCGTCCAATGGGCAGTGTTGTGAGGACGGGTCGCCAGCTCATTGACGACGACGGATCCGTCCTCACGCTCCATCAGCTCGACTGCCAGCACCCCGATGACGTCGAGGCGTCCAGCGATGTCGAGCGCCATGGTTTGCAGCTCAACTTGACGGTCCGACGAGAGGTCAGGGGCCGGGCTGATAGTCTCGGCACATACCCCGTAACGCTGAACAGTTTCGGTAACCGGGTACGCGGCTCCCTGACCCGACGGGGAGCGCACGACGACCGCGGAGAGTTCGCGTCGGAAATCGACGAACTCTTCCGCGAGAATACGAATTGGCTGCTTGCCGTCAGCCAGATCCCCGGCCGCGTCAAAGGGCTCACCAACACCATCGGGGCCGTCGATCTTGAACACTCCTTTGCCGTCATAACCGCCACGGGAGGTTTTCGCAATGACAGGCCAGCCACGGTCATGACCAAAAGAGACGAGGTCTTCGGGAGTGTCGCAAACCTGCCACGCAGGATTCGGGAAACCCTCGCGCTCCATAAACTCACGCATAACGACCTTGTCTTGCGCGTGAACCATGGCGGCCGACCCTGGGCGGACCGCGTACCCGGCCTCTTCCATCTCCTCAACGAGGACCGTCGGTACGTGTTCGTGGTCGAAGGTGACGACATCGCACCCGGCGGCGAAATTCATAACAGCGTCGTGGTCGAGGTGGGAGCCAACGACGACGTCAGACATCACCTGGGCCGCAGACTCGTCAGGATCAGAGGCCAGCAGGCGGGTGCGCACCCCCAATCCGATCGCAGCCTGATGCATCATGCGGGCTAACTGCCCGCCGCCAATGATTCCGATGGTGTAAGACGTCACGACGTTCATCGTAACGACCACCGGACATAAAACGCCCACCGTGACGGGCGTAGGACTCAGACTCACCTCCGGCAGCCGCAACCACTTCGCAGCGCGAATCGTCCATACTGAAAACATGGTGCGAGTTGGACAGCCACTGAGGCATAACCGTAACGAGACGGTACTCGTGCACACCCGTCGTCACGCCAAAGCCCTCTTCTGGCCCGTCGTCATGGGGTTTGTTGGGGTTGTCGGAGCGGCCGCTCTGCTTGGAATCATGCCTTCCGACATGCGAGCACAGTATTGGCCGATCGTTGTCACTATCGTAGTCGCACTCATTATCGTCGGCACCCTCTCCCCCTGGCTGACATGGTTCACGACAACAATGACGATCACCGATCGCCGCGTCATGTTACGCCATGGCGTTGTCGTTCGACGCGGCCACGATGTCATGATTGACAGCCTCATTGATGTGTCATGGCAGGCCACGTTGTTTGACCGGATGATGGGCTGCGGAACACTCATCCTCACTACCCCGTCCGACCAGATGGTGCTTAACGATGTCCCCGGGGCACGTCGGGTCGTCGACCTCTTCACGGACCTGACGGACAACGGATACGGCGAGTACCTGAACGACTACTGCGAGGAATCGGTCACAGCACGGTGACGTCGAGCTCCTCGCGCAGAACTCCCGACGATGTCGGCTCGTCAGAGGCAGAGAACCTTGATACCTCGGCCCTTTCATGCTCAGCGACCGCCCCAGCGAACATTCCGTCGACAAAATGCACCGCCGCCCCATCGTCGACCGCGTATCCGTCAGGAAGCACCCCGTTGGCGACCGCTTGGGCGTAGATAGGCGCTCGCTCGGACTCACCGTCGAAGTGAGGACAGAAAGAACCGTCCAACAGACCCATACCGCCACGCCAAGCTCGCAGATCCCCGAAAGCGTCAGTTAGACACCCGGAGAACCAGCACGCTGCACCAGCAGAGACACCGGCGAGGACGACGTCGCTGTCAGCTGCGATCATGCGCCGAATCACGTGGTCGACCCCGTGCGTCTTCCACAGCGCCATAAGGTTGGCGGCTGATCCACCACCAGAGACAACGATGTCCGCTTGAGAGAGACGCTCCACCGACTCCGCTG
Protein-coding regions in this window:
- a CDS encoding glycoside hydrolase family 2 TIM barrel-domain containing protein; translation: MVANADTAHRLDDALTNLIPWHGPVAPRAHLHTDAPTLDLSGTWRFQLVDSPHDTPAGFPDPQFDDTDFVDLAVPSSWHMVDPAGNAPFGRPAYLNTNYPIPVPASDEDIVVPNENPTGCYRHTFEVGKDFTDAERVLLRFEGVDSFARVWFNGVELGWTKGSRLTSEFDVTSQLRPGRNVLAVAVSQWSDGTFLEDQDMWRMSGIFREVTLLARPHGGIDDLFVHASWDGDAKLLIDGPEGATVAIPELELATTCNTEVAIPDAQPWTAETPKLYDATVSTDTETVTIRIGFRSVAIAGDIITVNGEKIVFRGVNRHEWHPRTGRTLDEQTMRADLELMKRHGVNAIRTSHYPPNARFLDLCDEYGVWVLLECDLETHGFERGGWDGNPTNDDRWYDCLLNRIQRTVERDKNHPAIIGWSMGNESHCGEGIRLMNDWVKNRDPSRFTHYEGDDAHTICDVWTVMYPSMEWVEAVRDRTVMPGAEPAPQTGRELGLPFFMCEFAHAMGNGPGELDAYEERCFDPHFHRDRMHGGFIWEWIDHGIDTGRGYAYGGDFGEVLHDSNFVCDGLVLPDRTPSPGLLEFTATMGAVRIEVDGEQLRDGNGITVINRRDFSDLSDLTFVWQLVNDDEYVQTGVLEVGALAAHQIWTGTVPLPDEISDRMVVVVEAKLVKDTIWAPAGHVVARTSALLVPKPGPRLYLPASSQSHRDGTGWSLGPAHFDRRGRLVTWGNANLVAPVLDLFRAPIDNDRASSLARNTIGDAALAAGLDRLVHTTTSVRDEGDELVVVTRSAAAAARNSMTTTWSWRAIQTNDGSEGVHLDLHVDPHGYWPTMLGRIGVTIGLPAEWTTVSWFGLGPTENYPDSQHAAIWGRWNGEVDDLQTPYVMPQENGLRQGVHELTISGSNGGLRITADGSWPAFAARPWTSQALRTAAHTWDLKPDGHTWLTLDAVSAPLGSTSCGPMPIMSHRLYAQPVDLSLTLSLI
- the purE gene encoding 5-(carboxyamino)imidazole ribonucleotide mutase; amino-acid sequence: MPETTTASRKPRRGEKVKTTTGGARRLACDANGPQVSIIMGSDSDWPTMEPAAQVLTDFNVGFEADVVSAHRMPEDMIEFGRGAHKRGIKVIIAGAGGAAHLPGMVAALTPLPVIGVPVPLAHLDGMDSLLSIVQMPGGVPVATVGVGNAKNAGLLAVRILAASTPELCEAMVKYQSDLHDVAAGKGEKVRRHSRP
- a CDS encoding 5-(carboxyamino)imidazole ribonucleotide synthase; the encoded protein is MNVVTSYTIGIIGGGQLARMMHQAAIGLGVRTRLLASDPDESAAQVMSDVVVGSHLDHDAVMNFAAGCDVVTFDHEHVPTVLVEEMEEAGYAVRPGSAAMVHAQDKVVMREFMEREGFPNPAWQVCDTPEDLVSFGHDRGWPVIAKTSRGGYDGKGVFKIDGPDGVGEPFDAAGDLADGKQPIRILAEEFVDFRRELSAVVVRSPSGQGAAYPVTETVQRYGVCAETISPAPDLSSDRQVELQTMALDIAGRLDVIGVLAVELMEREDGSVVVNELATRPHNTAHWTIDGAETSQFENHMRAVLNLPLGSPALTAPVVVMANVLGGSEEDLTGALQHCFARDPELRVELYGKSVRPGRKVGHVTCLGNDIETTHRRARHAAAYLMGEHDA
- a CDS encoding PH domain-containing protein produces the protein MVRVGQPLRHNRNETVLVHTRRHAKALFWPVVMGFVGVVGAAALLGIMPSDMRAQYWPIVVTIVVALIIVGTLSPWLTWFTTTMTITDRRVMLRHGVVVRRGHDVMIDSLIDVSWQATLFDRMMGCGTLILTTPSDQMVLNDVPGARRVVDLFTDLTDNGYGEYLNDYCEESVTAR
- a CDS encoding peptidase E, with the protein product MTTHILALGGGGFSMSNRGEPTALDRHILDLSGKSSPLVCFAPTAAADDPVYVNRFLAAYSALGVRNMVLTLWQGAAESVERLSQADIVVSGGGSAANLMALWKTHGVDHVIRRMIAADSDVVLAGVSAGAACWFSGCLTDAFGDLRAWRGGMGLLDGSFCPHFDGESERAPIYAQAVANGVLPDGYAVDDGAAVHFVDGMFAGAVAEHERAEVSRFSASDEPTSSGVLREELDVTVL